The following are encoded in a window of uncultured Ilyobacter sp. genomic DNA:
- the madM gene encoding malonate transporter subunit MadM has product MDILIALMKKYDLVAAIVITGGIMVLSKGFAKKIKQERMASAMAIVIGLIAAYIAGTYTGDKKGVADIAMFSGFGLLGGSMLRDYTIISTAYGVKTEDLKKSGTAGAISLLIGVGFSFVVGVGIAWILGFRDPAELATIGGGTCTFIVGPITGSALGVGSNVIALSIAAGVVKSVLTMILTPFVADKIGLNNPKSAMVFGGLIGSTSGVAGALAATDPKLVSYGAMVATFYTGAGSLLVPTVGYSLVKLLF; this is encoded by the coding sequence ATGGATATACTGATAGCGTTAATGAAAAAGTATGATTTGGTAGCAGCTATTGTAATAACTGGTGGAATTATGGTTCTGTCAAAAGGATTCGCTAAAAAAATAAAGCAAGAGAGAATGGCGTCAGCTATGGCTATAGTGATAGGTCTGATTGCTGCTTATATAGCAGGAACTTACACTGGTGATAAAAAAGGTGTGGCGGACATAGCTATGTTTTCAGGGTTTGGATTATTAGGAGGAAGTATGCTGAGAGATTATACTATTATATCTACAGCATATGGAGTTAAGACAGAAGATTTAAAAAAATCAGGAACAGCTGGGGCTATTTCGTTACTTATAGGAGTTGGATTCTCATTTGTGGTAGGTGTAGGAATAGCTTGGATTCTAGGATTTAGAGATCCTGCAGAGTTAGCTACCATAGGAGGAGGGACTTGTACGTTTATAGTCGGTCCAATAACCGGTAGTGCTTTAGGTGTGGGATCAAATGTCATTGCTTTATCTATAGCAGCAGGAGTTGTAAAATCAGTATTGACTATGATACTAACTCCGTTTGTAGCAGATAAAATAGGACTGAATAATCCAAAGTCAGCAATGGTTTTTGGAGGGTTAATAGGAAGTACTAGTGGTGTTGCAGGTGCCTTGGCAGCAACAGATCCTAAATTGGTTTCTTATGGTGCAATGGTAGCTACTTTTTATACTGGAGCCGGAAGTTTACTAGTACCGACAGTTGGATATTCTTTAGTTAAGCTATTATTTTAA
- a CDS encoding PadR family transcriptional regulator: protein MRTLKYAILGLLNKKDMTGYDIAKEFKYELFKFWHARHSQIYPELKRLAEEGFVTYDIKISGDILEKKLYSITEKGQKELLIWLHKDENISQTPKDVFRLRMYFSNNLDLESRIHLLENQKVQHKEKLDILKKTAEQYSEIPDHNTDRFGDFIVLEGAIMRQESVIKWLDKCIGYCKKAQKEEKKNK from the coding sequence ATGAGAACTTTAAAATATGCAATTTTAGGACTTCTTAATAAAAAAGATATGACTGGTTATGATATAGCAAAAGAATTTAAATATGAATTATTCAAATTTTGGCACGCAAGACACAGCCAAATTTATCCAGAATTAAAACGTCTTGCAGAAGAGGGGTTTGTAACTTATGATATTAAAATAAGTGGAGATATCTTAGAAAAAAAACTATATTCTATAACTGAAAAGGGGCAGAAAGAACTTTTGATCTGGTTGCATAAAGATGAAAATATTTCACAAACTCCAAAAGATGTTTTTAGATTACGTATGTATTTTTCTAATAATTTAGATTTAGAGTCAAGAATTCATCTTCTTGAAAATCAAAAAGTACAACATAAAGAGAAGCTCGATATACTAAAAAAGACAGCAGAACAGTATTCTGAAATTCCTGACCATAATACTGATCGTTTCGGTGATTTTATTGTCTTGGAGGGAGCTATTATGAGGCAAGAAAGTGTCATTAAATGGCTTGATAAGTGTATTGGTTATTGCAAAAAAGCTCAAAAAGAGGAAAAGAAAAATAAATGA
- a CDS encoding FAD-dependent oxidoreductase, protein MERKYPNLCKPIKLGNVYFRNRMFGAPMGGTDITADCTVGPASTAFYENRAKGGAANVTVSELVVHPETEGSHMYHLDLQTVGSLSSFTYTADAIRRHGAIASVELSHSGQYAGTYLVDKEKKQGMGQWGPSAGTRPDGREVHELTKELIDDIVKSYGEKAALAKKAGFEMIMVHAGHGWLINQFLSSHFNKRTDIYGGSLENRVRFLQEVLDSVRNAVGYGFPIELRMSGSELFEGGYTLEDGIEIAKLVESKIDLLHVSAGTYQRGFGITHPSMFIPHGANVYLAAEIKKHVSVPVATIGGLNDPEMMEEIIASGKADVVEMARALLADPELPKKVMLNKDEHIIHCLRCYTCMAERAETGTRRCTVNPIIGRESDGLEITPAPVKKKVLVVGAGPGGLKAAITAAKRGHEVVLCEQNSEVGGILIGEQAIPFKHEMYQLGVTLGKLAEDAGVDIRLNTRVDKAYADKENADAIIIAVGSEPFLPPIEGLTRDTAILINDYHEKVDRVTDEVIVLGGGLAGCEAAIHFAREGKKVSLVEMNEEFSPDANIRHRPLLLAEIDKSDIAIFKSHKAIKVSENGVLCVNKEGKEVFVSGTTVVCALGQKSRRASVDELWDSALMVSQIGDCVKVSTITTAIYQGHHAALDI, encoded by the coding sequence ATGGAAAGAAAATATCCTAATCTTTGTAAGCCGATTAAACTAGGAAATGTATATTTTAGAAATAGAATGTTTGGAGCTCCAATGGGCGGGACAGACATAACCGCAGATTGTACAGTAGGACCAGCTTCTACAGCGTTCTATGAAAATAGGGCAAAAGGGGGAGCAGCAAACGTTACGGTAAGTGAACTGGTAGTCCACCCTGAAACTGAAGGTTCTCACATGTATCACTTAGATCTACAAACTGTTGGTTCTTTATCAAGCTTTACTTATACAGCTGATGCAATCCGTCGTCACGGTGCAATTGCAAGTGTTGAGCTATCACATTCAGGACAATATGCAGGAACTTATCTTGTGGATAAAGAAAAAAAACAAGGTATGGGACAATGGGGACCAAGTGCAGGAACCCGTCCTGATGGAAGAGAAGTGCATGAGCTTACAAAGGAATTAATAGATGATATTGTTAAATCTTACGGAGAAAAAGCAGCATTAGCTAAAAAAGCCGGATTTGAAATGATAATGGTTCATGCCGGTCACGGATGGTTAATTAATCAATTCCTTTCATCTCATTTTAATAAAAGAACAGATATATATGGTGGTTCATTAGAAAATAGAGTGCGTTTTTTACAAGAAGTTTTAGATAGTGTCCGTAATGCTGTTGGATATGGATTCCCTATTGAACTCAGAATGAGTGGTTCTGAACTTTTTGAAGGTGGATATACTCTTGAAGATGGTATAGAAATTGCTAAATTAGTAGAAAGTAAAATTGATTTACTTCATGTTTCTGCAGGTACATACCAACGTGGATTTGGTATAACTCACCCTTCTATGTTTATACCACATGGAGCAAATGTTTATTTAGCTGCAGAAATTAAAAAACACGTAAGTGTTCCCGTTGCAACTATTGGTGGATTAAATGATCCTGAAATGATGGAAGAAATTATAGCGTCTGGAAAAGCTGATGTTGTTGAGATGGCAAGAGCTTTATTAGCTGATCCTGAGCTTCCTAAAAAAGTAATGTTAAACAAAGATGAGCATATCATCCACTGTTTACGTTGTTACACATGTATGGCGGAAAGAGCTGAAACAGGAACTAGACGTTGTACTGTAAATCCAATTATCGGCAGAGAAAGTGATGGTTTAGAAATTACTCCAGCACCAGTTAAAAAGAAAGTATTAGTTGTTGGAGCAGGTCCAGGTGGACTTAAAGCAGCAATTACTGCAGCAAAAAGAGGACATGAAGTAGTTTTATGTGAGCAAAATTCAGAAGTAGGCGGAATACTAATAGGTGAGCAGGCAATTCCATTTAAACATGAAATGTATCAATTGGGTGTTACTCTAGGTAAATTAGCTGAAGATGCAGGGGTAGATATTCGTCTTAATACTAGAGTAGATAAAGCATACGCTGATAAAGAAAATGCAGATGCAATTATAATTGCAGTAGGTTCAGAGCCATTCTTACCTCCTATTGAAGGATTAACTAGAGATACTGCTATATTAATAAATGACTACCATGAGAAGGTAGATCGAGTGACTGACGAAGTTATTGTCTTAGGAGGAGGACTTGCAGGATGCGAGGCCGCTATCCATTTCGCTAGAGAAGGTAAAAAAGTTAGTCTAGTAGAAATGAATGAAGAGTTCTCACCTGATGCAAATATTCGTCACAGACCTCTTTTATTAGCTGAAATAGATAAAAGCGATATAGCAATTTTTAAAAGTCATAAAGCTATTAAAGTTAGTGAAAATGGAGTTCTTTGTGTAAATAAAGAAGGGAAAGAAGTATTTGTTTCCGGAACAACTGTTGTATGTGCATTAGGACAAAAATCAAGAAGAGCAAGTGTTGATGAATTATGGGATTCAGCATTAATGGTTTCTCAAATAGGTGATTGTGTAAAAGTTTCAACAATTACAACAGCTATTTATCAAGGTCACCATGCAGCATTAGATATTTAA
- a CDS encoding MBL fold metallo-hydrolase, which translates to MYKILKKVIFSIITAVTIFSYVSKVAMASEPPADIMKLLHNNNPLEPTKVFDDLYCVGSVSVVAWVLKTSDGIILIDSMWDDHDAETIINGMESLGLDPSEIKYILISHGHGDHYGGANYLRDKFGAKVVMTKVDAEFMYSLTTGPNSSRSPKPPVDIYVKNGDEITLGDKTVKILETPGHTPGGISFIFHIVNDGKEHTAVLWGGTGIPRNAKEKLTYKTSVTHFEKESKEAGATIELTAHLFVGDGFKNLDIARNRKKGEANPFILGKSGMDDYFKALNKSIDDAILVK; encoded by the coding sequence ATGTACAAGATTTTAAAAAAAGTTATATTTAGTATTATTACCGCAGTCACTATCTTTTCATATGTTTCAAAGGTAGCAATGGCTTCGGAACCACCAGCGGATATAATGAAACTTCTTCACAATAATAATCCGTTAGAGCCTACAAAAGTTTTTGACGACCTATACTGTGTAGGAAGTGTTAGTGTTGTGGCATGGGTACTAAAAACTTCAGATGGAATTATTCTTATTGATTCCATGTGGGATGACCATGATGCTGAAACCATTATAAATGGAATGGAGAGCCTTGGATTAGATCCCTCAGAAATAAAATACATTCTTATAAGTCATGGACATGGTGACCATTACGGAGGTGCTAATTATTTAAGAGATAAATTTGGAGCTAAAGTAGTTATGACAAAGGTTGATGCTGAATTTATGTATTCTTTAACAACAGGTCCCAACTCTTCTCGTTCTCCTAAACCTCCTGTAGATATCTATGTTAAAAACGGAGATGAAATAACTCTGGGAGATAAAACAGTTAAAATATTAGAAACTCCTGGACATACACCTGGTGGAATTTCTTTCATATTCCATATTGTAAATGATGGTAAGGAACATACTGCTGTACTTTGGGGAGGAACAGGTATTCCCAGAAATGCTAAAGAAAAACTAACTTATAAAACTTCTGTTACTCATTTTGAAAAAGAATCTAAAGAGGCTGGAGCAACTATTGAGCTTACTGCACATTTATTTGTAGGTGATGGATTTAAAAACTTAGATATTGCAAGGAATAGAAAAAAAGGGGAAGCCAATCCTTTCATTCTTGGAAAATCTGGTATGGATGATTATTTTAAAGCTCTTAATAAGTCTATCGATGATGCCATTTTAGTAAAATAA
- a CDS encoding FUSC family protein: protein MLNFFKGKFKSIFVLNKNKINFHIPLILTFLMGTFFTIGFYLNNIKAGLTASLAGLILVYFPIYATTGERIITLLACSFAFIFSYALGLMFSFNYIISSIVFGMYCGIIHWLTSYLMVRPPKSFFFVMIAATASCIPHRPDKIAESLGLFALGSIIVTFVAFVYSIIVNKNKPSISGRIFHVNFKYNQDTDLLEAIIFGIFMFISLLVGHLLKVVNPYWISVSCVAALQGASKDHVIQRVTQRIAGTFMGLGLCWITLIFANEDIKLILISIVILQFILEATVQRNYAIGIIFATPLTILLADASTLFTMSTTTFMKLRLFNTLIGCLIGALGGVVIHHEKLKYELKKKLKLLGIGSLN, encoded by the coding sequence ATGTTGAATTTTTTCAAAGGAAAGTTTAAATCTATTTTTGTATTAAACAAAAATAAAATTAACTTCCATATACCATTAATATTAACGTTTCTAATGGGAACATTTTTTACAATAGGATTTTATCTCAATAATATCAAGGCAGGATTAACAGCATCTCTGGCAGGATTGATACTAGTTTATTTTCCAATTTATGCAACAACCGGAGAAAGAATCATAACATTATTAGCCTGTTCATTTGCTTTTATTTTTTCATATGCTTTAGGACTTATGTTTAGTTTTAATTATATAATTTCGTCTATTGTATTTGGAATGTATTGTGGAATTATTCATTGGCTAACATCTTATTTAATGGTAAGACCTCCAAAGAGCTTTTTTTTTGTAATGATAGCTGCTACAGCAAGTTGTATTCCACACAGACCCGATAAAATAGCAGAAAGCTTAGGATTATTTGCCTTAGGATCTATAATAGTTACTTTTGTTGCTTTTGTTTATAGTATTATTGTGAACAAAAATAAACCCTCAATAAGTGGAAGAATATTTCATGTTAATTTTAAATATAATCAAGATACAGATTTATTAGAAGCAATAATATTTGGAATATTCATGTTTATTTCATTATTGGTAGGGCATCTATTAAAGGTAGTTAATCCATACTGGATTTCAGTCTCATGCGTAGCAGCATTACAGGGAGCATCTAAGGACCATGTGATTCAAAGAGTGACCCAAAGAATAGCAGGAACATTTATGGGGTTAGGTCTGTGCTGGATTACCTTAATATTTGCTAATGAAGATATCAAATTAATACTGATTTCTATAGTAATACTCCAGTTTATCCTTGAAGCTACAGTTCAAAGGAACTATGCTATTGGAATTATTTTTGCTACACCTTTAACAATACTACTTGCAGATGCTTCTACTTTATTTACAATGAGCACAACAACATTTATGAAATTAAGATTATTTAATACTCTTATTGGTTGTTTAATAGGCGCACTTGGTGGAGTGGTAATTCATCATGAAAAATTGAAATATGAACTGAAAAAGAAATTGAAGTTATTGGGGATTGGCTCACTAAATTAG
- a CDS encoding OFA family MFS transporter: MNYSKKRWLVLIASCFINLCIGSLYAWSVFAGPMAEHLTQLNGVALTPANLSIVFIIANSVGPVTMIGGGKINDTFGPKIVIFVGGLMFGGGMILSGFAKSVGALILSYGLLTGLGLGMVYGCTISNPIKFFPDKRGFVGGVTTALFGISSVIIPPIAAVIISQTGATAGFKIIGAVFTVIVCTSAFFIDKCPVGFVPEGWTPPVSNNKSCIETDKDWKKMLQTPVFYVMLLLLTCGGFAALMFIPLAAPLAKKLIGMSPVAATAAVSTIALFNVFGRVLAGSISDKIGRINTLASACVLSIIGSGFLYVSGEGDITTFYIGISIIGICFGSFMGVFPGFTADQFGARNNSVNFGIMFIGFAIAGYVGPTIMVKVAKMTNSAFLIAMGFSFAGLILTFIYRVVNKSTNNVAVSIENKL; the protein is encoded by the coding sequence ATGAATTATTCAAAAAAAAGGTGGCTTGTGTTAATCGCAAGTTGTTTCATCAACCTTTGTATAGGTTCTTTATACGCATGGAGTGTGTTTGCTGGCCCTATGGCAGAACATCTGACTCAACTCAATGGAGTAGCACTTACTCCTGCTAATTTATCAATTGTCTTCATTATCGCTAACTCAGTCGGACCGGTTACTATGATCGGTGGAGGAAAGATCAATGACACTTTTGGACCTAAAATTGTAATTTTTGTGGGCGGACTTATGTTTGGTGGAGGTATGATTTTATCAGGATTTGCCAAAAGTGTTGGAGCTTTGATATTGTCTTATGGTCTCCTCACCGGATTAGGTCTTGGAATGGTTTACGGATGTACTATCAGTAATCCAATTAAATTTTTCCCAGACAAACGTGGATTCGTCGGTGGAGTTACAACTGCCTTATTTGGTATAAGTTCAGTTATTATTCCTCCAATAGCAGCGGTTATTATTTCCCAAACTGGTGCTACAGCTGGTTTTAAAATCATTGGAGCTGTATTTACTGTCATTGTGTGTACAAGTGCTTTCTTTATAGATAAATGTCCGGTTGGTTTTGTTCCTGAAGGCTGGACACCACCAGTATCAAATAACAAAAGCTGTATAGAAACTGATAAAGATTGGAAAAAAATGTTACAAACACCTGTATTTTATGTAATGCTTCTTTTATTGACTTGCGGTGGGTTTGCTGCACTCATGTTTATACCTTTGGCGGCTCCCTTAGCTAAAAAATTAATAGGAATGTCCCCGGTTGCTGCAACCGCTGCCGTATCAACAATAGCTTTGTTTAATGTATTTGGTAGAGTTCTTGCAGGTTCTATTTCAGATAAAATAGGTAGAATCAATACCCTTGCATCAGCTTGTGTTTTGTCAATTATCGGATCAGGATTCTTATATGTTTCTGGTGAAGGAGATATTACAACCTTCTACATAGGGATATCAATTATAGGGATATGTTTTGGATCATTTATGGGAGTTTTTCCTGGATTTACAGCCGATCAGTTTGGTGCTAGAAACAATAGTGTGAACTTCGGGATAATGTTTATAGGATTTGCTATTGCAGGTTATGTTGGACCTACAATTATGGTAAAAGTAGCTAAAATGACAAATTCTGCTTTTCTAATTGCAATGGGATTCAGTTTTGCAGGCCTCATTCTAACTTTTATTTATCGTGTAGTAAACAAAAGTACAAATAACGTAGCAGTGTCTATTGAAAATAAATTATAA
- a CDS encoding HutP family protein, with product MGDQFSTFFSHINDSVGYSALLLAMTRTLEDENKLKEFYKKNNLNFVVTEIGGKSTGDFQDKINRAVIGASLNGGLIKKTSNEIHALLHASEEAKRGILVNTASTTNLIVKIAIVKNNHWIAVAIFGESSIHSSVSHERCGLGVMHI from the coding sequence ATGGGAGATCAATTTTCTACTTTTTTTAGTCATATAAACGATTCAGTAGGTTATTCCGCTCTTCTTCTTGCTATGACTCGTACCTTGGAGGATGAGAATAAGCTTAAGGAGTTTTATAAAAAAAATAATTTGAATTTTGTAGTAACTGAAATAGGAGGAAAATCCACTGGAGATTTTCAAGATAAGATAAACAGAGCAGTGATAGGAGCCAGCCTGAACGGCGGATTAATAAAGAAGACGAGCAATGAGATACATGCCTTATTACATGCTTCTGAAGAGGCAAAAAGGGGAATTTTGGTAAATACCGCCTCAACAACTAATTTAATAGTAAAAATTGCAATTGTTAAAAATAATCATTGGATTGCAGTTGCAATTTTTGGAGAATCATCAATACATTCATCTGTATCTCATGAAAGATGTGGACTTGGAGTAATGCATATATAA
- a CDS encoding biotin-independent malonate decarboxylase subunit beta has translation MALEYLEFEYLNEKYQSIPVASSHTGVVGSGDMEVLMTRKDQGGKVLVKVSTPVKGFENVWNIVLQKFVKETNLGDVLIEINDNNSTPFIVSLRMKQAFIEAMSENNNSDNYEDIQDQSFYEATSRVRARNIVDKGTFTELAGPTCKLMSPHLPVLGQATAFDDGVVTGIGKIGERPAFVISQEGKFIGGAVGEVSGAKIVNIFNLASDLYKKIVSKYPKDYEKRVPLIIWSFETGGVRLHEANAGLLAHAEVMEAIQKCRGSVPIISLVGSKVGCFGGMGFVTVATDCIIMSELGRIGLTGPEVIEQEMGKEEFDSADKSLIYRTTGGKHKYIMRDCSFLVKDSIGDFKRKIEDLSKLSYEEIQQYRAIGSLDLVNEQMNLVKLVSTLKPKDSKDMWNYYGNLADKISDDSYEEFIVSVKRRKRGV, from the coding sequence ATGGCTTTAGAATATCTTGAATTTGAATATTTAAATGAAAAGTATCAAAGTATTCCTGTTGCTAGTTCCCATACAGGGGTAGTAGGATCAGGAGATATGGAAGTCTTAATGACAAGAAAAGATCAAGGAGGAAAAGTATTAGTAAAAGTTTCAACACCTGTAAAAGGTTTTGAAAATGTCTGGAATATAGTTTTGCAAAAATTTGTAAAAGAAACCAATTTGGGAGACGTGCTGATAGAGATAAATGATAACAACTCCACTCCCTTTATAGTTTCATTAAGAATGAAACAGGCATTTATAGAGGCTATGTCTGAAAATAATAACTCTGATAATTATGAGGATATTCAGGATCAAAGTTTTTACGAAGCTACTTCAAGAGTAAGAGCTCGTAATATAGTAGATAAAGGAACATTTACAGAACTGGCAGGTCCTACTTGTAAGCTTATGAGTCCACATCTTCCTGTACTTGGACAAGCGACAGCCTTTGATGATGGAGTAGTAACAGGAATAGGAAAGATAGGCGAAAGACCAGCATTTGTGATTTCTCAAGAAGGCAAGTTTATCGGAGGAGCTGTTGGGGAAGTTTCTGGGGCTAAAATTGTAAATATCTTTAATTTGGCCTCTGATCTTTATAAAAAAATAGTTTCTAAATACCCAAAAGATTATGAAAAAAGAGTCCCTTTAATTATATGGTCTTTTGAGACCGGAGGAGTGAGACTTCACGAAGCAAACGCAGGACTTTTAGCTCATGCAGAGGTGATGGAAGCTATTCAAAAGTGCAGAGGAAGTGTTCCGATTATTTCTTTAGTTGGAAGTAAGGTCGGATGCTTTGGAGGAATGGGATTTGTGACTGTGGCAACAGATTGTATAATAATGAGTGAATTGGGAAGAATAGGTCTTACAGGTCCTGAGGTAATAGAGCAGGAAATGGGTAAGGAAGAATTTGATTCGGCTGATAAATCATTGATATATAGAACGACCGGTGGAAAGCACAAGTATATAATGAGGGATTGTAGTTTTCTGGTTAAGGATAGTATAGGGGATTTCAAAAGAAAGATAGAAGACCTGTCAAAATTATCGTACGAAGAGATACAGCAATATAGAGCTATCGGAAGTTTGGATCTTGTAAATGAACAAATGAATTTGGTAAAGTTGGTATCTACATTGAAGCCTAAAGATTCCAAAGATATGTGGAATTATTATGGGAACTTGGCGGATAAAATTTCAGATGATTCTTATGAAGAATTTATTGTATCTGTAAAGAGAAGAAAGAGAGGTGTTTAG
- the madL gene encoding malonate transporter subunit MadL, with protein MEIYGLAFVGLCMFLGSTIGVTLGKILGISGNVGGVGFAMLIMVIATNYLEKSGNGFSEKTQKGILLLSSLYIPVVVAMSSIQNVVAAINGGAVAFLAGGIATIGSLFLIPIIMKLVGGKDGYTDSVNEKV; from the coding sequence ATGGAAATTTACGGTTTGGCATTTGTAGGTCTTTGCATGTTTTTAGGATCCACAATAGGAGTTACTCTAGGGAAGATTTTAGGTATCAGTGGAAATGTCGGTGGGGTAGGTTTTGCAATGCTTATTATGGTTATAGCTACTAATTACTTAGAGAAATCTGGTAATGGATTTAGCGAAAAAACTCAAAAAGGTATACTTTTATTAAGTAGTCTTTACATTCCAGTAGTGGTAGCAATGTCAAGTATTCAAAATGTAGTGGCGGCTATAAATGGAGGTGCGGTGGCCTTTTTAGCTGGTGGAATAGCGACAATAGGGTCTCTGTTTTTAATACCAATTATAATGAAACTAGTAGGAGGTAAAGATGGATATACTGATAGCGTTAATGAAAAAGTATGA
- the mdcA gene encoding malonate decarboxylase subunit alpha yields the protein MENKKVWDTLKRDKNQRVRDAIPLVKIGKIVDAKDTVKLLETIIKPYDRVNIEGDNQKQADFLAEELNKVDKNKVNNLHLVQSVLSLDSHLDLFENGIAKKVDFSFSGPQAGRLPKLMKEGKVEIGAIHTYLELFGRYYIDLTPRVALIAGFQADKEGNIYTGFNTEDTPIIVEATKFKQGLVVAQVNEIVDKLPRVDIPADWVDFVIESPKPFYVEPLFTRDPANITDAQILRAMMALKGIYAEYGVQRLNHGIGFDTAAIELILPTYGKELGLKGKICSYFALNPHPTMIPAIEDGWVESIHCFGGELGMDEYIKQRSDIFFLGPDDNLRSNRAYSQAAGLYALDMFIGGTLQIDQYGNSSTATATRIAGFGGAPNMGSDAKGRRHVSEAWLKCGDECQTQKDSIGGHKRGKKLVVQLVDTFKEKMVPAFVEKLDALELAKNFDMPIPPIMIYGDDVTHIVTEEGIAYLNKCESLEERKAAIRAVAGYTALGLTAIESETELLRKKGIVKTPEDLGIDVSRANRNLLAAKNIRELVDYSKGLYNPPAKFKNW from the coding sequence ATGGAAAATAAAAAAGTATGGGATACTCTAAAAAGAGACAAAAATCAAAGAGTTAGAGACGCCATTCCTTTGGTAAAAATAGGAAAGATAGTAGATGCAAAAGATACTGTAAAACTTTTAGAAACTATAATTAAGCCTTATGACAGGGTAAATATCGAAGGTGACAACCAAAAACAGGCAGATTTTTTGGCTGAAGAACTAAATAAGGTTGACAAAAACAAAGTGAATAACCTGCATTTAGTTCAATCTGTATTATCGTTAGATTCTCATTTGGATCTTTTTGAAAATGGGATAGCTAAAAAAGTTGATTTTTCATTTTCAGGACCACAGGCTGGGAGACTTCCTAAATTGATGAAGGAAGGCAAGGTTGAGATAGGTGCTATCCATACATATTTAGAATTGTTTGGAAGATATTATATAGACCTCACTCCGAGAGTTGCTCTTATTGCGGGATTTCAAGCAGATAAGGAAGGAAATATATATACAGGATTTAATACGGAAGATACGCCAATTATAGTAGAAGCTACTAAATTTAAACAGGGTCTCGTGGTAGCCCAGGTAAATGAAATCGTAGATAAGCTGCCTAGAGTAGACATTCCTGCAGATTGGGTTGATTTTGTAATAGAATCACCAAAACCTTTTTATGTAGAGCCTCTCTTTACTAGAGATCCGGCGAATATAACAGACGCACAAATATTGAGAGCTATGATGGCTTTAAAAGGGATCTATGCAGAATATGGAGTACAAAGACTAAATCATGGAATAGGATTTGATACAGCGGCAATAGAACTAATACTTCCAACCTATGGAAAAGAATTAGGGTTAAAGGGAAAAATATGTTCTTATTTTGCTCTAAATCCACATCCTACTATGATTCCTGCAATCGAGGATGGATGGGTAGAATCTATCCATTGTTTTGGAGGAGAGCTAGGGATGGATGAATATATTAAACAAAGATCTGATATATTCTTCTTAGGTCCAGATGATAATTTGAGGTCTAACAGAGCTTATAGCCAGGCAGCTGGACTTTATGCTTTAGATATGTTTATAGGTGGGACTCTTCAGATCGACCAGTATGGAAACAGTAGTACGGCTACAGCTACAAGAATAGCTGGGTTTGGAGGGGCTCCTAATATGGGAAGTGATGCTAAAGGGAGACGTCATGTATCTGAGGCTTGGTTAAAATGTGGTGATGAATGCCAAACTCAGAAGGACTCTATCGGAGGTCACAAAAGAGGAAAAAAACTAGTAGTTCAGCTGGTAGATACTTTTAAAGAAAAAATGGTACCGGCTTTTGTAGAGAAACTAGATGCTTTGGAGCTAGCTAAGAACTTTGATATGCCGATTCCTCCTATAATGATATATGGTGATGATGTCACTCATATAGTAACAGAAGAAGGGATAGCGTATCTTAATAAATGTGAAAGCTTAGAGGAAAGAAAGGCTGCGATAAGGGCTGTAGCTGGATATACTGCTTTAGGTTTAACGGCAATAGAGAGTGAAACAGAACTACTCAGAAAAAAAGGAATAGTAAAAACACCTGAAGATTTAGGAATAGATGTCAGCAGAGCAAATAGAAACCTATTGGCAGCAAAAAATATCCGGGAATTAGTAGATTATTCAAAAGGACTCTACAATCCACCAGCTAAATTCAAAAATTGGTAG
- a CDS encoding biotin/lipoyl-containing protein gives MEYMVTVNGKEFEAVVEEIFPILPSSQIVQTSHQSQNLSSSIMIPEEPPVVNIEVTSKVEGSVHGILVSIGQNIKEGDTVAVLKFMKMDMEVKAPAGGLIKQILVNTGTLIHENDVLFVISQ, from the coding sequence ATGGAATATATGGTGACAGTAAATGGAAAAGAATTCGAAGCGGTGGTAGAGGAAATATTTCCAATATTACCAAGTTCTCAGATAGTCCAAACCTCACATCAATCACAAAATCTTTCTTCATCCATAATGATACCAGAAGAACCTCCTGTGGTAAATATTGAGGTGACAAGCAAAGTAGAGGGATCAGTACACGGTATTTTAGTGTCTATAGGTCAGAATATAAAGGAAGGAGACACAGTTGCTGTCTTGAAATTTATGAAAATGGATATGGAGGTAAAAGCTCCAGCAGGAGGCTTAATAAAGCAAATACTTGTAAATACTGGAACTTTAATCCATGAAAATGATGTTTTGTTTGTAATAAGTCAATAA